In one Vanessa tameamea isolate UH-Manoa-2023 chromosome 12, ilVanTame1 primary haplotype, whole genome shotgun sequence genomic region, the following are encoded:
- the LOC113402342 gene encoding cadherin-89D isoform X1 — MTMCARVVLVLFALVETAICCNFYPSGEYLKFVRIPENLSVGEEVLQVEVHPRKNLVLQPVDREDDSNLFTYRDINRTHVSVVLAQSVDSLVDNDSPQNVVKFRLGCDFDTGDDLISAYLSVTVYIEDINDNVPMFLDTPYRITVDELTPPGLTIFKGIRAFDRDKPNTPNSDVQYTITSGDDNGRFVLESSHKPYLILNKPLDFDTGDKEFVLAITASDRGSPPRSSNATVHIVVQDNDDLPPKFTFDVYRTKIPEFYPILGKRIHKELVFAHPIRAFDQDAGVAAPVRYELVSGNDRRLFLLSALNGSLFLEKEVDLDAETALPGNTFVLQIQASQVDNPLKVAQARVEIEIMDLNDNLPDFEVDFYNISIVENLPNGFSVLQVMATDKDQGDNGEFTYQLNDPKGAFSIDPRTGWLTVRNQTELDREQHSSLRMKVYANEKNPSVVGTFLDKQRLPKWHRSPSTSRTPLKDKTTYVFPDKTGSSSENVEYFEESRQLMSFVTVEVTLLDANDNNPVFIPSNLYEFTVKYDAFVGTEIGKVKAVDPDLGRNGMVLYDLQRTSNLTITSPFQVDAETGMIILVESPILEGRHALFIEASDRPANPSERRYSLAVVTIDVIGDHKGSKADKPDFIGSPYEFWVGSNVGIGTSVGQIKVNDAMKKSDVTYDLLHGYEEGVPFAVEERSGVITVINELSKFDRPLFDFEAVAIQEKLNITISTNATVHVVDVNDERGVFLKGTHSPFVFHVKENVAGAIIGHIFPVNSSSFSNNSGNINFIIANQLDVADEIAIGPDGTIYAQKSLDREKRDVYRMTVIAEFNKGVISGAGLYQILIHVDDENDNPPIFDMSVYEGFITENAKTGTEVKMSNRIQAKDSDIGQNAVFMYTLFGDGHDLFNVNDETGVLTYVGSKLDREEKSVYLLKLVARDKGSLKSEAKLTINILDENDNKPKYKKIIIPFGEPVDLLEVDEQTSLKIYKEKINNITGNVSKLEAKPKNKFPVTENAPLFLVPENIAVGTTILKLNAIDMDSGVNGQLRYEFVSEVFMPPYALPANALQVKRYFVIDERHGHIVVARALPPESEFRLNISALDGGDLSDHITIRLFVKDVNDHFPMFKKAWYNFNVEEAQYSRRVLGKVDATDADFGQNSNLTYFLQPSSKDIPFEISSLNGVLSVNGVLDREKEDKYTLTVVARDNGQDKKLSSSVSVEIQVLDVNDIAPKFFAYDDLLEWKHPEADELSNHNFESVMMMPVYKATLEENAPIGTTVTRVYANDSDFVGNGNGLILYSLPQRKNQMNMFTIDSKEGILTTTTRLDYESQKVHNVTVVASDLGSPSLSSTAIVMLSVKDIPDEVEVSDKPVFISRYYELEIEENVHTPVELVTLNLTEHYENFKMKYFVLNDNDTDIKKSFVIDPRNGTLYLIRSPDREIRDTYEIIVRVERQKISRELPHMIYPVADDVLEGMSKYDVKVVVRIKDVNDNPPKFMNGGRPMVTAIPTTAPFGYEVIQLQASDADIGINSDIRYQVINSEGARFSVDSISGRVRVAGSFQRDAGRVIGFDVKATDRRGADDGRSAIVNVFVYVLNENKQLVMVLGGKPVEVEKEMDNITKHLSNMTGFDIRVRRIETSPKGAMDGYATNMYIYAVDPISNAIIDMEVLQKSLTKREVFLRHNLAGFKVLEVGDTAMVQARSGQMLSTMEISVVALGCIVFIGACTTAICILCVKKTRRNRHKPFSQQRLNAFSTEHLTKYGGLFPSGNNQCQELNQSFSEADSYVDVINQSTLKKTCPHGNAVEEFGKAHQKCVKGQFTDINGKEKHERMCIKFNQRSMQKRKGQDTSITSVNSSGQDSGIAEARCPCGQSTTHTSEESSGCSYEDSLKSNNNQDRKSFHADQDNRFIRRASFNHQPVDTRRYNHRRQSFSENLQRHFPSFERIGSGGRISRQISTPNVSTQPSYFLNGKKNYRKKEVINEPMVDYDHSEVDDVFDTRLDRRLSGKNNRKGSFMDLGQTAVFVATPATAEIIRRQGSERIMFARPL, encoded by the exons ATATCCGCATATTTGTCGGTGACAGTATACATAGAAGATATAAATGACAACGTACCTATGTTTCTGGATACGCCATACCGAATCACGGTAGATGAACTTACTCCACCAG GTTTAACGATCTTCAAAGGTATCCGTGCCTTTGACCGTGATAAACCTAACACGCCCAACTCTGACGTCCAATACACCATCACCTCTGGCGATGATAATGGCCGTTTTGTACTTGAAAGTTCTCATAAACCATATCTTATATTAAACAAACCGTTGGATTTCGATACCGGAGATAAAGAGTTCGTTCTTGCTATAACCGCATCG GATCGTGGTTCACCGCCTCGCAGCTCCAACGCCACTGTTCACATCGTGGTACAGGATAATGATGATCTTCCTCCAAAATTTACTTTTGATGTCTACAGGACTAAAATTCCTGAATTTTATCCAATTCTC GGCAAAAGGATTCACAAGGAACTCGTGTTCGCTCACCCAATCCGAGCGTTTGACCAGGACGCAGGTGTCGCGGCGCCTGTTCGATACGAGTTAGTCTCCGGGAACGATCGCCGATTGTTTTTACTCAGCGCACTCAATGGTAGCTTATTTTTGGAGAAAGAGGTGGACTTAGATGCTGAGACAGCTTTACCTG gcaaCACCTTCGTATTACAAATTCAAGCATCTCAAGTGGACAATCCTCTCAAAGTGGCGCAAGCTAGAGTCGAAATTGAGATAATGGATTTGAATGACAATCTTCCAGATTTTGAGGTGGATTTCTACAATATCAGTATTGTGGAGAATTTGCCAAACG GTTTCAGTGTTTTGCAAGTTATGGCAACTGACAAAGATCAAGGGGATAACGGCGAATTTACATATCAATTAAATGATCCAAAGGGCGCATTTTCAATAGACCCACGGACCGGTTGGCTTACTGTTAGGAATCAA ACTGAATTGGATCGTGAACAACATTCCTCATTAAGAATGAAAGTATACGCAAATGAAAAAAATCCTAGCGTGGTTGGCACTTTTTTAGATAAGCAAAGACTACCGAAATGGCACCGATCACCTTCCACCTCTAGAACACCTTTAAAAGACAAAACAACCTACGTTTTTCCAGACAAAACTGGCTCCAGTAGTGAAAACGTAGAGTATTTTGAAGAATCACGTCAACTGATGTCGTTTGTTACTGTTGAAGTAACATTACTAGATGCAAATGATAATAATCCTGTATTTATACCAAGCAATTTGTATGAGTTCACAGTCAAATATGATGCATTTGTTGGTACTGAAATTGGTAAAGTTAAAGCAGTGGATCCAGACTTAGGAAGAAACGGAATGGTTCTTTATGATTTACAGAGAACGAGCAACTTAACTATTACGTCTCCTTTTCAAGTGGATGCTGAAACTGGAATGATAATTTTGGTAGAGTCACCAATATTAGAAGGAAGACATGCTTTGTTTATAGAAGCATCTGACCGTCCAGCTAATCCTAGTGAACGAAGATATTCATTGGCTGTAGTCACGATCGATGTAATCGGAGATCATAAAg gTTCAAAAGCAGACAAACCAGATTTTATAGGATCTCCGTATGAATTTTGGGTTGGTTCTAATGTTGGTATTGGAACGAGTGTTGGACAAATCAAAGTAAATGATGCTATGAAAAAGAGTGATGTTACATACGATTTGTTGCATGGATATGAAGAAGgag tgccATTTGCAGTTGAAGAGAGATCGGGGGTAATCACTGTTATAAATGAGCTCTCTAAGTTTGATAGACCCTTGTTCGATTTCGAAGCTGTGGCAATACAAGAAAAGCTCAACATCACAATATCAACAAATGCCACAGTACATGTTGTTGATGTTAATGACGAGAGAGGTGTCtttttgaa ggGAACGCATTCACCGTTTGTATTTCATGTCAAAGAAAATGTAGCTGGGGCTATAATTGGTCATATTTTCCCTGTAAATTCAAGTTCTTTTTCAAACAATAGTggaaatatcaatttcattattGCAAATCAACTAGATGTCGCTGATGAAATTGCAATTG gtcCAGATGGAACTATTTATGCACAAAAGTCCTTGGATAGAGAAAAAAGAGATGTTTATAGAATGACAGTCATTGCTGAATTCAACAAAGGCGTAATATCCGGTGCCGGAttgtatcaaattttaatacacGTTGACGATGAAAATGATAACCCACCTATATTTGATATGTCAGTTTATGAAGGTTTTATCACAGAAAATGCCAAAACTGGAACAGAAGTAAAAATGAGTAATAGAATACAAGCTAAAGATTCTGACATAGGTCAAAACGCGGTCTTTATGTACACTTTATTTGGCGATGGACATGATTTATTCAATGTCAATGACGAAACAGGAGTTCTAACATACGTTGGAAGTAAATTGGATCGAGAagaaaaaagtgtttatttattaaaattggttgcTAGAGATAAGGGCAGTTTGAAGTCAGAAGCAAAGTTAACCATTAACATTTTAGATGAAAATGACAATAAGcctaaatataagaaaattataattccaTTCGGAGAGCCAGTAGACTTATTAGAAGTTGATGAACAAACAtcgctaaaaatatataaagaaaaaattaataacattactgGGAATGTATCTAAATTGGAAGccaaaccaaaaaataaatttcctgtGACTGAAAATGCTCCATTATTTTTAGTACCCGAAAATATTGCGGTAGGGACAactatattaaagttaaatgcTATTGATATGGATAGCGGGGTAAATGGACAACTACGCTATGAATTTGTGTCTGAAGTATTTATGCCTCCTTACGCTCTGCCTGCTAATGCATTGCAAGTGAAAAGATATTTCGTCATCGATGAAAGACATGGTCATATTGTTGTAGCGAGAGCGTTGCCGCCAGAATCAGagtttcgtttaaatatttcgGCATTGGATGGTGGAGATTTAAGCGATCATATAACAATTAGATTGTTTGTAAAAGACGTTAACGACCATTTTCCAATGTTCAAAAAAGCATGGTATAACTTTAATGTAGAAGAAGCTCAGTACAGCCGAAGAGTTTTAGGAAAGGTCGATGCAACAGATGCTGATTTTGGTCAAAATTCaaacttaacatattttcttCAACCATCAAGTAAAGATATTCCGTTTGAAATATCTTCGTTGAATGGTGTATTGAGTGTCAATGGTGTTCTTGATAGAGAAAAAGaagataaatatactttaactgTTGTAGCGCGAGACAATGGACAGGACAAAAAATTATCTTCCTCCGTGAGTGTGGAAATTCAGGTACTTGATGTTAATGATATTGCTCCTAAGTTTTTTGCTTATGATGACTTATTAGAATGGAAACACCCAGAAGCAGATGAACTTTCAAATCACAATTTTGAATCAGTCATGATGATGCCAGTTTACAAGGCGACATTGGAAGAAAATGCTCCTATTGGTACAACTGTGACAAGAGTTTATGCAAACGATTCAGATTTTGTTGGAAATGGAAATGGATTAATTCTTTATAGTTTACCTCAaagaaaaaatcaaatgaatatgTTTACTATCGACTCCAAGGAAGGCATACTAACTACAACAACACGATTAGATTATGAAAGTCAAAAGGTACATAATGTCACAGTAGTAGCCTCAGACTTAGGGTCTCCAAGCTTAAGTTCCACTGCTATAGTTATGTTAAGTGTCAAAGACATCCCTGATGAAGTAGAAGTATCTGATAAGCCAGTATTTATTTCACGCTATTATGAATTAGAAATTGAAGAAAACGTGCACACGCCAGTTGAACTAGTCACTCTCAATTTGACAGAACACTATgaaaatttcaaaatgaaatattttgttttaaatgataatgataCAGATATCAAGAAATCATTCGTAATCGATCCTCGGAACGGAACACTGTATTTAATAAGAAGTCCTGATCGAGAGATAAGAGACACGTATGAAATAATTGTTCGAGTAGaaagacaaaaaataagtaGAGAACTTCCGCATATGATTTATCCCGTTGCAGACGATGTTCTTGAAGGAATGTCAAAATACGATGTTAAGGTAGTAGTCAGGATCAAGGACGTTAATGACAACCCTCCTAAATTCATGAATGGTGGGCGGCCAATGGTAACAGCTATACCTACCACTGCACCATTTGGGTATGAAGTTATACAGTTACAG gCATCAGATGCTGATATTGGTATAAACTCAGACATTCGTTACCAAGTGATTAACTCTGAAGGAGCTCGGTTTAGCGTAGACTCGATCAGTGGAAGAGTCAGAGTTGCCGGCAGTTTTCAAAGGGATGCTGGACGAGTTATTGGATTTGATGTTAAAGCTACAGATCGACGTGGCGCCGATGATGGTCGTTCGGCTATTGTCAATGTATTT GTATATGTTCTAAATGAGAACAAGCAATTAGTTATGGTATTGGGAGGTAAACCAGTAGAGGTGGAAAAAGAAATGGATAATATTACGAAACATCTTTCAAACATGACAGGTTTTGATATTCGTGTGCGAAGAATTGAGACCAGCCCTAAGGGAGCCATGGATGGTTACGC gacaaatatgtacatttatgcCGTTGATCCCATATCTAATGCGATTATTGATATGGAAGTACTACAAaa ATCTTTAACAAAAAGAGAAGTGTTTCTACGTCACAATCTAGCTGGTTTTAAGGTTTTGGAAGTCGGAGACACTGCTATGGTTCAAGCTAGAAGCGGTCAGATGTTGAGCACTATGGAAATAAGTGTGGTGGCTTTAggatgtattgtatttattggaGCCTGTACGACTGCCATCTGCATATTATGTGTTAAGAAAACGAGAAG AAACCGCCACAAACCATTTTCCCAACAACGTCTTAATGCTTTCTCAACTGAGCACCTTACTAAATACGGAGGTCTGTTTCCATCTGGAAACAATCAGTGTCAAGAACTCAACCAGTCGTTTAGCGAAGCCGATTCGTACGTCGATGTTATAAATCAAAGTACGCTGAAGAAAACGTGTCCTCATGGAAATGCCGTGGAAGAATTTGGGAAGGCCCATCAGAAATGTGTAAAGGGGCAGTTTACAGACATTAATGGAAAAGAAAAGCATGAGCGAatgtgtattaaatttaatcaacgtTCTATGCAGAAAAG GAAAGGTCAAGACACATCGATAACGTCAGTGAATTCCAGTGGCCAGGACTCGGGAATCGCTGAAGCGAGGTGTCCTTGTGGGCAGTCCACCACCCACACCTCGGAGGAGAGCAGCGG ATGTAGCTACGAAGACTCATTAAAATCCAATAATAATCAGGATAGAAAATCCTTCCATGCTGATCAAGATAACAGATTCATTCGTCGAGCATCATTCAATCACCAGCCCGTAGACACAAGAAGATATAACCACCGGCGACAATCTTTCTCAGAAAATTTACAAAGACATTTCCCATCCTTTGAAAGAATCGGATCAGGTGGAAGAATATCTAGACAGATTTCTACACCAAATGTGAGTACACAACCGTCATACTTCTTAAATGGTAAGAAAAACTATAGAAAAAAGGAAGTGATCAATGAACCGATGGTCGATTATGATCACAGTGAAGTTGATGATGTTTTTGATACAAGACTAGATAGAAGATTGAGtggtaaaaataatagaaaaggaAGTTTCATGGATTTGGGCCAAACGGCAGTTTTCGTTGCGACTCCGGCCACTGCTGAAATAATAAGAAGACAAGGAAGTGAACGGATTATGTTCGCGAGACCTTTATAG